The DNA region TTTTCTGCGAGGACCGAGTGACCTTCACACCGGGCACCGACCCGAGCCATGCCGACCTGGAGCAGCGCGTTCATGCAAGCTTCAGCCGCCAGCAGCTGATGCGGACGCTGGGCGCGAGTCTCACCAGCGTGCTCCCCGGCGTGGTCGAGCTCGAGCTGCCGTTCCGCGACGATCTCACGCAGCAGCACGGCTATCTGCACGCGGCCGCGATCACTGCAATCGTGGACAGTGCGTGCGGCTATGCGGCAATGACGCGAATGCCGCCCGGGACGGAAGTGCTGTCCGTCGAGTTCAAGGTAAATCTGCTGGCGCCGGGCCGGGGTGAGCGATTCGTGGCCGTGGGCCGGGTCGTGCGCGCCGGGCGAACGCTGACGGTGTGTACAGGCGAGGGGTTCGCCATCCAGGACGGCGAGCGAAAGCCGATCTGCGTCATGCAGGCGACGATGATAGCGTCCCGCACAGGAGGACAGGAATGAGTCGCAGCAGCTTCCTCGAGGGCCTGATCGCTGACGGGCCGGCCCCGGAACACGCGGACGAGCTCATGCTGTACGGACAGTTCGTGGGTGACTGGCGGGCGGAAACTTCGGAGTATGCGCCCGACGGGACCGTTACCCGGTCACACTGGGACATCCGGTTCGACTGGGTGCTCGAAGGCCGGGCGATTCAGGACCTGT from Longimicrobiales bacterium includes:
- a CDS encoding PaaI family thioesterase, whose protein sequence is MTFTPGTDPSHADLEQRVHASFSRQQLMRTLGASLTSVLPGVVELELPFRDDLTQQHGYLHAAAITAIVDSACGYAAMTRMPPGTEVLSVEFKVNLLAPGRGERFVAVGRVVRAGRTLTVCTGEGFAIQDGERKPICVMQATMIASRTGGQE